Proteins from one Haloarchaeobius litoreus genomic window:
- a CDS encoding redoxin domain-containing protein, producing MVSTGDTAPTFTATYGTSDHEPFDLADHLGDGPVVLAFFPGAFTPPCTNEMVALQERHDEFAAAGATILGVSADSPFSLGAFREEHDIEFELVSDTAGDGIRAYGLEMDIPDLGLYDIANRAVFVVDDGGTVRDAWIAEDPTNEPDYDALLDAVGAN from the coding sequence ATGGTCTCGACAGGCGACACCGCACCGACGTTCACCGCGACGTACGGAACGAGCGACCACGAACCGTTCGACCTCGCCGACCACCTCGGTGACGGGCCGGTCGTCCTCGCGTTCTTCCCCGGGGCGTTCACGCCACCGTGTACGAACGAGATGGTCGCGCTGCAGGAGCGCCACGACGAGTTCGCCGCGGCCGGCGCGACGATACTCGGGGTGAGCGCGGACTCGCCGTTCTCGCTCGGCGCGTTCCGCGAGGAGCACGACATCGAGTTCGAGCTCGTGAGCGACACGGCCGGCGATGGCATCAGGGCGTACGGGCTGGAGATGGACATCCCCGACCTGGGGCTGTACGACATCGCGAACCGGGCGGTGTTCGTGGTCGACGACGGGGGGACCGTGCGAGACGCCTGGATCGCAGAGGACCCGACGAACGAACCCGACTACGACGCGCTACTCGACGCAGTCGGGGCGAACTGA
- a CDS encoding ABC transporter ATP-binding protein has translation MTADEPEANEYPRPDGGPAVQWADEESAAEPDAPTTSTTTDAATFVGEDLRIGYSGTDEPVLDDESIRVPPGRVTALVGPNGSGKSTLLKGLATQLPLDTGRVLVDGEDAHTLDSKALARRLGLLSQENISPDSTSVEQLVAHGRYPHRGFFERTSEADRAAIDRAIELAGVDHLRGRAVGSLSGGQRQLVWIAMVLAQETDVLLLDEPTTFLDLHHQLEVMEIVETLRDESETTVVLVLHDIEQAARHADHLVALRDGSVYARGPPADVLTEDLLADVFRVETTVTETPEGPSVTPLSPLHE, from the coding sequence ATGACGGCCGACGAGCCGGAGGCGAACGAGTACCCGCGTCCCGACGGCGGTCCCGCCGTGCAGTGGGCGGACGAGGAATCGGCGGCGGAGCCGGATGCCCCGACGACCAGCACCACCACGGATGCCGCGACGTTCGTCGGCGAGGACCTCAGAATCGGCTACTCGGGGACCGACGAGCCGGTCCTCGACGACGAGTCCATCCGCGTGCCGCCCGGCCGGGTGACCGCGCTCGTCGGGCCGAACGGCTCCGGCAAGAGCACGCTCCTGAAGGGGCTCGCCACGCAGCTCCCGCTCGACACCGGACGCGTGCTCGTCGACGGCGAGGACGCCCACACCCTGGATTCGAAGGCGCTCGCCCGCCGCCTCGGCCTGCTCTCTCAGGAGAACATCTCGCCGGACAGCACCAGCGTCGAGCAGCTGGTGGCCCACGGGCGCTACCCGCACCGCGGCTTCTTCGAGCGAACGAGCGAGGCCGACCGTGCGGCCATCGACCGGGCGATCGAGCTCGCCGGCGTCGACCACCTGCGCGGGCGTGCCGTCGGCAGTCTCAGCGGCGGCCAGCGGCAGCTCGTCTGGATCGCGATGGTGCTCGCCCAGGAGACCGACGTGCTCCTGCTCGACGAGCCGACGACGTTCCTGGACCTCCACCACCAGCTGGAGGTGATGGAGATCGTCGAGACGCTCCGCGACGAGAGCGAGACGACCGTCGTGCTCGTCCTCCACGACATCGAGCAGGCCGCCCGCCACGCCGACCACCTCGTCGCGCTGCGCGACGGCTCGGTGTACGCCCGTGGGCCACCCGCGGACGTGCTCACCGAGGACCTGCTCGCCGACGTGTTTCGGGTCGAGACGACCGTGACGGAGACGCCGGAGGGGCCGTCGGTGACGCCGCTCTCGCCGTTGCACGAGTAG
- a CDS encoding RNA-guided endonuclease InsQ/TnpB family protein, producing the protein MKRANTFEVIPQSGQDEELLRRLLDASAALWNEITYERREHYADPDEDVWDISEYRGRYGGVLGASTVQQIERKNREAWKSFFSLKKKGEANGKPGFWGNSEDGRELRTYIRNTSYSVEWDEYSRLEILVGQDLKDEYGLGHRERLRLEVRGDPNWKEYDKQGRLELFWDENARTFRAFQPVTIDNSRLAHPLADETAALDIGANNLVACTTTTGTQLLYEGRDLFERFRETTREIARLQSLLDNSRYSSHRIRSLYRRRTRRRDHAQDALARDLIERLHGDGVATVFVGALTDVLDTHWSVEANAKTHNFWAFRAFISRLACTAEEYGLSVEVRSEAWTSQECPNCGSTDRTTRHRDTLTCPCGFGGHADLTASETFLRRQTDVVRPMARPVRLKWDDHEWSESPRSVPNGERTNPQVASVGR; encoded by the coding sequence ATGAAGCGAGCCAATACGTTCGAGGTGATTCCACAGTCCGGGCAGGACGAGGAGTTGCTTCGACGCCTGTTGGACGCTTCTGCCGCTCTCTGGAACGAAATCACCTACGAGCGTCGCGAACACTACGCCGACCCGGACGAAGACGTATGGGACATCAGCGAGTATCGCGGGCGCTACGGCGGTGTTCTCGGTGCTTCCACCGTTCAGCAAATCGAACGGAAGAACCGCGAAGCATGGAAGTCCTTCTTCAGCCTCAAGAAGAAAGGTGAAGCCAATGGCAAACCCGGCTTCTGGGGTAACTCGGAAGATGGACGAGAACTCCGCACGTACATCCGCAACACGTCGTACTCCGTCGAGTGGGACGAGTACTCCCGACTCGAAATCCTCGTCGGCCAAGATCTGAAAGACGAGTATGGGCTTGGACATCGCGAACGCCTCCGACTCGAAGTTCGTGGCGATCCCAACTGGAAAGAATACGACAAGCAGGGCCGGTTAGAGTTGTTCTGGGACGAGAACGCACGCACATTCAGAGCCTTTCAGCCAGTCACAATCGACAATTCTCGACTGGCACACCCATTGGCGGACGAAACCGCCGCGCTGGACATCGGTGCGAACAATCTCGTCGCTTGTACGACCACGACCGGAACGCAACTGCTGTACGAAGGGCGCGACCTGTTCGAGCGGTTCCGCGAGACAACGCGGGAAATCGCTCGGCTTCAATCACTCTTGGATAACAGCCGGTACAGCAGTCACCGGATACGCTCGCTGTACCGACGCCGGACGCGCCGACGCGACCACGCTCAGGACGCGCTCGCCCGCGACCTCATCGAACGGTTGCACGGCGATGGCGTTGCCACGGTGTTCGTTGGGGCGTTGACGGACGTGCTCGATACACACTGGTCGGTGGAAGCGAACGCCAAGACACACAACTTCTGGGCGTTCCGCGCGTTCATCTCGCGGCTAGCGTGTACCGCCGAGGAGTACGGTCTCTCGGTGGAGGTGCGCTCGGAAGCGTGGACTTCTCAAGAATGTCCAAACTGTGGTTCGACCGACCGGACGACGCGCCACCGCGACACGCTCACGTGTCCGTGCGGATTCGGCGGTCATGCAGACCTCACCGCTTCGGAGACGTTCCTGAGACGGCAGACGGATGTAGTACGGCCGATGGCACGGCCTGTGCGCCTCAAGTGGGACGACCACGAGTGGTCAGAGTCACCACGCTCAGTTCCCAACGGGGAGCGCACGAACCCGCAAGTTGCCTCCGTGGGTCGGTAA
- a CDS encoding FAD-dependent monooxygenase, translated as MTGDSADPVEHDVVVVGGGPAGSSAAVFTARYGLDTVVFDRGAAALPRCAFLSNYPGFPAGIDVGTFQAMLADHVESAGAELREASVVAVERAGEPDAAAGDDTPDAARFVVETADDRRVRADHVVAAAWYDGSYLEPLDDDDAMFELHEHHGEEHERFDPDYPDHDGRTPVDGLYVASPADQRSAQAVIAAGNGAHVARSLLEDRRIAEGYPEGIAAHYDWLRQESEFTGEWGDRDRWREYFETEAGEHDLSGERFAELRESYVDRAFETKTGEDEVERRTETAHHRILEHLDDEHIRSYLDRQTAAVTGEGHDAR; from the coding sequence ATGACGGGCGACAGTGCGGACCCCGTCGAACACGACGTGGTGGTCGTCGGTGGCGGCCCCGCCGGCTCGTCGGCCGCCGTCTTCACCGCCCGGTACGGCCTCGACACGGTCGTCTTCGACCGCGGCGCGGCGGCGCTGCCGCGCTGTGCGTTCCTCTCGAACTACCCGGGGTTCCCGGCCGGCATCGACGTCGGGACGTTCCAGGCGATGCTCGCCGACCACGTCGAGTCCGCGGGTGCGGAGCTGAGAGAGGCCTCCGTCGTTGCCGTCGAGCGTGCAGGGGAGCCAGACGCGGCGGCGGGTGACGACACCCCCGACGCCGCCCGTTTCGTCGTCGAGACCGCCGACGACCGACGGGTCCGGGCCGACCACGTCGTCGCCGCGGCATGGTACGACGGCTCGTACCTCGAACCGCTGGACGACGACGACGCGATGTTCGAGCTGCACGAGCACCACGGCGAGGAGCACGAGCGCTTCGACCCCGACTACCCCGACCACGACGGCCGGACGCCGGTCGACGGGCTGTACGTCGCCTCGCCCGCCGACCAGCGGAGCGCGCAGGCCGTCATCGCCGCGGGCAACGGTGCCCACGTCGCCCGGTCGCTGCTCGAAGACCGGCGCATCGCCGAGGGGTACCCAGAAGGCATCGCGGCGCACTACGACTGGCTCCGCCAGGAGAGCGAGTTCACGGGCGAGTGGGGCGACCGCGACCGCTGGCGCGAGTACTTCGAGACCGAGGCCGGCGAGCACGACCTGAGCGGCGAGCGGTTCGCCGAACTCCGCGAGTCGTACGTCGACCGCGCCTTCGAGACGAAGACGGGCGAGGACGAGGTCGAACGCCGGACCGAGACCGCCCACCACCGGATTCTGGAGCATCTCGACGACGAGCACATCCGGTCGTATCTCGACCGCCAGACCGCCGCCGTGACTGGGGAGGGACACGATGCACGGTGA
- a CDS encoding ABC transporter substrate-binding protein: protein MTPDSYDDSTRRRFLQTGAGLATAAALAGCLAESGTGDGTPTREPTSTTPPETTDDSTTASTSEESSETTGPYSVTMEPVGPVEFDSVPETWVANNGSWADMGVALGLEPPKAVWLTGRYHTRYYDSIDGVSVDKSDMVSLYQSGVSKELFYSVDADVHVMDPNFLMNRFDGWDEGDVAEVEENVAPLFGNCIYAQHYPWHSDYRYYSLYEAFEKLAQVFQRVDRYEAFTEVHDEFQSNLAPHVPTQGERPEVAVLWGVGEEPEQFYPYIIGAGTGFKHLRDLRVRDALASTDIQDFHGSRAAIDIETLFQVDPEVLMLRGYEATTESEFQSTVVASLEDHPTARELTAVQNGDVYRAGGLYQGPITNMVLTERTAGQLYGVDEQLFDRGRVADIVAGEI, encoded by the coding sequence ATGACCCCCGACTCGTACGACGATTCGACACGCCGACGCTTCCTGCAGACCGGTGCTGGACTCGCGACGGCGGCTGCGCTGGCCGGCTGTCTCGCAGAATCCGGAACCGGCGACGGGACACCGACACGGGAGCCGACGTCGACCACGCCCCCCGAGACGACGGACGACTCGACGACGGCATCCACGTCCGAGGAGTCCTCCGAGACGACCGGCCCCTACAGCGTCACCATGGAGCCTGTCGGACCCGTCGAGTTCGACAGCGTCCCCGAGACGTGGGTCGCCAACAACGGGAGCTGGGCCGACATGGGCGTCGCGCTCGGCCTCGAGCCCCCGAAGGCGGTCTGGTTGACGGGACGTTACCACACCCGGTACTACGACAGCATCGACGGCGTCTCCGTCGACAAGAGCGACATGGTGTCGCTCTACCAGAGCGGCGTCAGCAAGGAGCTGTTCTACAGCGTCGACGCCGACGTGCACGTGATGGACCCCAACTTCCTGATGAACCGCTTCGACGGCTGGGACGAAGGCGACGTGGCGGAGGTCGAGGAGAACGTCGCACCCCTGTTCGGCAACTGCATCTACGCCCAGCACTACCCCTGGCACTCGGACTACCGGTACTACAGCCTGTACGAGGCGTTCGAGAAGCTCGCGCAGGTGTTCCAGCGGGTCGACCGCTACGAGGCCTTCACCGAGGTCCACGACGAGTTCCAGTCGAACCTCGCGCCCCACGTCCCGACGCAGGGCGAGCGCCCCGAGGTCGCCGTGCTCTGGGGCGTCGGCGAGGAACCGGAGCAGTTCTACCCGTACATCATCGGCGCGGGGACCGGCTTCAAGCACCTCCGCGACCTGCGGGTCCGCGACGCGCTCGCGAGCACCGACATCCAGGACTTCCACGGGAGCCGTGCGGCCATCGACATCGAGACGCTGTTCCAGGTCGACCCAGAGGTGCTCATGCTGCGTGGCTACGAGGCCACGACCGAGAGCGAGTTCCAGAGCACGGTCGTCGCCAGCCTCGAGGACCACCCGACGGCGCGCGAGCTCACGGCCGTCCAGAACGGTGACGTCTACCGCGCCGGCGGGCTCTACCAAGGCCCCATCACGAACATGGTGCTGACCGAGCGGACTGCCGGCCAGCTCTACGGCGTCGACGAGCAGCTGTTCGACCGCGGACGGGTCGCCGACATCGTCGCGGGGGAGATCTGA
- a CDS encoding DUF7552 domain-containing protein, with the protein MTGQADADDTASDHAGTGDGAACDVGLVETLRHERENVARLTAEDGAFAVACRETGTSPEPIDGATFGTFEHAERARDAARRYRAVLRSLDPGLERYELAVCTADATDGTLTQVRQRTDRRRANGVPESRQTVTLTGEGGDEWLRVENGPVVHLAGPDALLDDELVTRQLESGLGTR; encoded by the coding sequence ATGACCGGGCAGGCGGACGCGGACGACACGGCGAGCGACCACGCCGGGACGGGCGACGGGGCCGCGTGCGATGTGGGCCTCGTCGAGACGCTCCGACACGAGCGGGAGAACGTCGCACGGCTCACCGCCGAGGACGGCGCGTTCGCGGTCGCCTGCCGGGAGACGGGCACGAGCCCCGAACCCATCGACGGCGCGACGTTCGGGACGTTCGAGCACGCCGAGCGAGCCCGCGATGCCGCCCGTCGCTACCGGGCGGTGCTCCGATCGCTGGACCCCGGCCTCGAACGCTACGAGCTCGCGGTCTGCACCGCCGACGCGACCGACGGCACGCTCACCCAGGTGCGCCAGCGCACCGACCGGCGGCGTGCGAACGGCGTGCCGGAGTCCCGCCAGACCGTGACGCTCACCGGCGAGGGCGGCGACGAGTGGCTCCGCGTCGAGAACGGCCCGGTCGTCCACCTCGCCGGACCGGACGCCCTGCTCGACGACGAACTGGTGACCCGACAGCTCGAATCGGGGCTGGGGACGCGATGA
- a CDS encoding helix-turn-helix transcriptional regulator, whose product MPSTTPFSSSLVSDTARDHGVDPGHLADVLATIHDDLADSGDAIQKHYDDEYDQPWHTTDDGLATVLFVGTGVWSQLTDRLDLPARDRDAAMAVHAAFAQAVMDESVPGSDAVVVPSPTVATLVNAGLSPRQAQVQALRDGGNTQQAIATELGLDLGTVKTHCYRIDRKVREAEALLDAVESE is encoded by the coding sequence ATGCCGTCGACCACCCCCTTCTCGTCGTCGCTCGTCAGCGACACTGCACGCGACCACGGCGTCGACCCCGGCCACCTCGCCGACGTGCTCGCGACCATCCACGACGACCTCGCCGACAGCGGCGACGCCATCCAGAAGCACTACGACGACGAGTACGACCAGCCCTGGCACACCACCGACGACGGGCTCGCCACGGTGCTGTTCGTCGGCACCGGCGTCTGGAGCCAGCTGACCGACCGGCTCGACCTGCCCGCCCGGGACCGCGACGCCGCAATGGCAGTGCACGCCGCGTTCGCACAGGCCGTGATGGACGAGTCCGTTCCGGGGAGCGACGCCGTCGTCGTGCCGAGTCCCACGGTCGCGACGCTCGTCAACGCCGGCCTCTCACCCCGGCAGGCACAGGTGCAGGCGCTCCGCGACGGCGGGAACACCCAGCAGGCCATCGCGACCGAACTCGGCCTCGACCTCGGCACCGTCAAGACCCACTGCTACCGCATCGACCGGAAGGTGCGGGAGGCGGAGGCGCTGCTCGACGCCGTCGAGTCAGAGTGA
- a CDS encoding methyltransferase — MPVSRHEPDLALGSRVEDGPTRYEFHTADGCCAPDAFRPTALALLEALWGADLGALLVPEANYGVVGCVLVGVADAVTMTETSARAAACCERNVAHNGVEATVSTTARPADPGRTFETVAYAPKPYTPVAVGKQRVANALATLAPGGTLYVAGSTSTGLGRYEDCLADLAGDVETVHDGDARVVAATRPGTVDPPAFVEPREFTATVDGVDLSLVSAPGTFSAGHLDHGTRLLLETATVADGERVLDLCCGYGPVGSYAGSVADPELWLTDDDAVSAACAERTLAENGVDGTVVTADAVSGVADRRFDRILSNPPTHAGDGVLADLFSGMERVLASDGRATVVHHRSLDLSRHFGGFRSVETVATGEEHVVVRLSGTRS; from the coding sequence ATGCCGGTGAGCCGGCACGAGCCTGACCTCGCCCTCGGCTCCCGTGTCGAGGACGGTCCGACGCGCTACGAGTTCCACACCGCCGACGGGTGCTGCGCTCCCGACGCGTTCCGACCGACAGCCCTCGCCCTGCTGGAGGCACTCTGGGGTGCGGACCTGGGTGCCCTGCTCGTCCCCGAGGCGAACTACGGCGTCGTCGGCTGCGTCCTCGTCGGTGTCGCCGACGCGGTCACGATGACCGAGACGAGTGCCCGCGCCGCCGCCTGCTGCGAGCGCAACGTCGCCCACAACGGCGTCGAGGCGACGGTGTCGACCACCGCACGTCCAGCCGACCCGGGCCGGACGTTCGAGACCGTCGCGTACGCCCCGAAACCGTACACGCCAGTCGCGGTCGGCAAGCAGCGAGTAGCGAACGCGCTCGCGACGCTGGCCCCGGGCGGCACCCTCTACGTCGCCGGCAGCACGAGCACCGGTCTCGGTCGCTACGAGGACTGCCTCGCCGACCTCGCCGGCGACGTCGAGACAGTCCACGACGGTGACGCTCGCGTCGTCGCGGCGACGCGACCCGGGACGGTCGACCCGCCCGCGTTCGTCGAGCCGCGCGAGTTCACCGCGACGGTCGACGGCGTCGACCTCTCGCTCGTCTCCGCCCCCGGCACGTTCTCCGCCGGGCACCTCGACCACGGCACCCGGTTGCTGCTGGAGACCGCCACCGTCGCAGACGGCGAGCGCGTCCTCGACCTCTGTTGTGGGTACGGCCCGGTCGGTTCGTACGCCGGCTCCGTCGCCGACCCCGAGCTGTGGCTGACCGACGACGACGCGGTTTCGGCTGCCTGTGCCGAGCGGACGCTGGCCGAGAACGGCGTCGACGGGACCGTCGTCACCGCCGACGCGGTCTCGGGTGTCGCGGACCGACGGTTCGACCGAATCCTGTCGAACCCGCCGACTCACGCCGGCGACGGCGTGCTCGCGGACCTGTTCTCGGGCATGGAGCGCGTGCTGGCGTCGGACGGCCGTGCGACCGTCGTCCACCACCGCAGCCTGGACCTCTCCCGGCACTTCGGGGGGTTCCGGTCGGTCGAGACGGTGGCGACCGGCGAGGAGCACGTCGTCGTTCGGCTATCGGGTACGCGGTCGTAG
- a CDS encoding DUF7261 family protein, translating into MIRLSRRAQLVLAAAGVLAVALLPLTFAYLQLGSHPDIDASEDPASPVRDGVRVLERGVHEAGSDATGQSWSRREAVADDVRAHLDPRFRSLESSRVAEGVAYEVRVNDSAASAWAAEQCPSGPDRQFGECEAIDGVVVQERAGETTVLAVAVDLTVTTQDGVSVVTVVVPVVG; encoded by the coding sequence ATGATTCGGCTGTCACGGCGCGCCCAGCTCGTCCTCGCTGCCGCCGGCGTCCTCGCCGTCGCGCTGCTCCCGCTGACGTTCGCGTACCTCCAGCTGGGCTCCCACCCCGACATCGACGCCAGCGAGGACCCCGCGAGTCCGGTCCGTGACGGTGTCCGCGTGCTCGAACGGGGCGTCCACGAGGCCGGGAGCGACGCGACTGGGCAGTCGTGGAGTCGGCGTGAGGCGGTCGCGGACGACGTTCGGGCGCACCTCGACCCGCGATTCCGGTCGCTCGAATCCTCGCGCGTCGCCGAGGGCGTCGCCTACGAGGTTCGGGTGAACGACTCGGCGGCGAGCGCGTGGGCGGCCGAGCAGTGCCCGTCGGGGCCGGACCGGCAGTTCGGCGAGTGCGAGGCCATCGATGGGGTCGTCGTGCAGGAACGGGCCGGCGAGACGACCGTCCTCGCGGTGGCGGTGGACCTCACCGTGACGACGCAGGATGGCGTGTCGGTGGTGACGGTGGTGGTGCCGGTCGTGGGGTGA
- a CDS encoding HalOD1 output domain-containing protein — MAASDDGIPPEPVARGAHDFAIGESISTTVATVLGRAAGMDPTSIRPLYEHIDTDALDALVAHGIETGRGAAVSIDFSVDDFDVCVRGDGEVSVYETF; from the coding sequence ATGGCTGCAAGTGACGACGGCATTCCTCCAGAGCCAGTGGCGAGAGGAGCACACGACTTCGCAATCGGAGAATCGATCAGCACGACCGTCGCGACAGTACTCGGTCGGGCGGCAGGGATGGACCCGACCAGCATCCGGCCGCTGTACGAGCACATCGACACGGATGCCCTCGACGCACTCGTGGCCCACGGCATCGAGACCGGCCGTGGGGCCGCCGTCAGCATCGACTTCTCCGTCGACGACTTCGACGTCTGCGTGCGGGGTGACGGCGAGGTCTCGGTGTACGAGACGTTCTGA
- a CDS encoding FecCD family ABC transporter permease, whose translation MHGERVGTGASPAVADSRLGWLFDPKLVGLAVVCVVVVVLGGIVQVSHGPFRMSYGEVWRALTDGRVLFDVEVWQAFLLGHEVPEMSRQNLVVWYMRLPRVLVGIVVGANLAISGAIFQAVTRNELASPFILGVSSGAGAAILLTLVFLGGLAMYLPLIAAAGGAGAFLLVYLIAWKNGTSPVRLVLAGVIVGTVFLSLQQAMFFFTQDIAVAKSARAWTVGSLISTDWEQVRMVLPWSVLAVALALAGSRQLNVLLLGERTAKSLGMNVERVRFGLSGVAVLAAAASIAVAGVVSFVGLIVPHMVRNIVGSDYKKLVVGCLFAGPALVVAADVGARLFVPVVAGDTAQLPVGIVTGLLGGPYFLYLMRKQEAMGQI comes from the coding sequence ATGCACGGTGAGCGCGTCGGAACCGGGGCGAGCCCTGCTGTCGCCGACTCCCGACTCGGCTGGCTGTTCGACCCGAAGCTCGTCGGTCTCGCGGTCGTTTGCGTCGTCGTCGTCGTCCTCGGTGGCATCGTACAGGTGAGCCACGGCCCGTTCCGGATGAGCTACGGGGAGGTCTGGCGCGCGCTGACCGACGGGCGCGTCCTCTTCGACGTCGAGGTGTGGCAGGCGTTCCTGCTCGGCCACGAGGTGCCCGAGATGAGCCGGCAGAACCTCGTGGTCTGGTACATGCGCCTGCCCCGCGTGCTCGTCGGCATCGTCGTCGGCGCGAACCTCGCCATCTCCGGGGCCATCTTCCAGGCCGTGACGCGCAACGAACTCGCCAGCCCGTTCATCCTCGGGGTCTCCTCCGGGGCCGGCGCGGCCATCCTGCTGACGCTCGTCTTCCTCGGCGGACTGGCGATGTACCTCCCGCTCATCGCCGCGGCAGGTGGTGCCGGCGCGTTCCTCCTCGTCTACCTCATCGCGTGGAAGAACGGTACGTCGCCAGTGCGCCTCGTCCTCGCCGGCGTCATCGTCGGCACGGTGTTCCTCTCGCTCCAGCAAGCGATGTTCTTCTTCACGCAGGACATCGCCGTCGCGAAGTCCGCCCGCGCCTGGACCGTCGGCTCGCTCATCAGCACCGACTGGGAGCAGGTCCGGATGGTGCTCCCGTGGTCGGTGCTGGCCGTCGCGCTCGCGCTGGCCGGCTCGCGCCAGCTGAACGTCCTCCTGCTGGGCGAGCGCACCGCGAAGTCGCTCGGCATGAACGTCGAGCGCGTCCGCTTCGGGCTCTCCGGCGTCGCCGTCCTCGCGGCCGCAGCGAGCATCGCCGTCGCGGGCGTCGTCAGCTTCGTCGGCCTCATCGTCCCGCACATGGTCCGGAACATCGTCGGCAGCGACTACAAGAAGCTCGTCGTCGGCTGCCTCTTCGCCGGACCCGCGCTGGTCGTCGCGGCCGACGTGGGCGCTCGGCTGTTCGTCCCGGTGGTCGCCGGCGACACCGCACAGCTCCCGGTCGGCATCGTCACCGGCCTGCTCGGCGGCCCGTACTTCCTCTACCTGATGCGCAAGCAGGAGGCGATGGGGCAGATATGA